The following is a genomic window from Prevotella sp. E13-17.
AACCTCAGTGGTTGTTTGATGCGGGCAATGCCACTATTGATGGTGATATTGTCTATAACGATGCCGACCAGATGTATCATCTCTTCTATAAGCAGGAGTCGGGTAGGGGAATCTACCAAGCTGTTGCCAAGAACCTAACTGACAAGTGGCAGATGGTTGGCGGCAATGTAGAGCAGACCAAGGAGAGCGTGGAAGGCGTCGGCGTTTGCAAGGCCATCGATGGCAAGTCGTGGATTATCATGTACGACTGTTATGGCAATGGGCATTATCAGTTCTGCAAGTCGGAAGACCTGAAGACTTTTAAGTTTGTGCAGAATACGGAGATGCGTGGTAAGTTTACCCCACGTCATGGAACCATTATACCAATCACTCGTGCCGAGAAAGAGCGCCTTCTGAAGGCATTCCCCAATCACAAGCAACCCATCCTCAGTGGTTTTCATGCAGATCCCGAAGTGCTCTATTCCAACAAGACCAAGAAGTATTACATCTATAGCACCACCGATGGAACCCCTGGTTGGGGCGGCCACGACTTCAGTGTTTTTTCTTCCGACAATCTGATCGACTGGAAAGATGAAGGAAAGATGCTTGATGTGAAGGGCGATCAAGTCAAATGGGCCACTGGCAATGCTTGGGCACCATGTATCATTGAAAAGAAAGGCAAGTACTACTTTTATTTCTCTGCTCATAACCCTAAGACCAATCGCAAGGAAATTGGTGTGGCCGTGAGCGACAGTCCAACAGGTCCGTTCGTGGATAGCGGAGCACCAATCATCACCGATAATGATCGTCCTCGTGAGGCTCGTGGAGGACAGGCCATCGATGTTGATGTGTTTAAAGATCCCAAGAGTGGCAAGTACTACCTGTACTGGGGCAATGGCTTTATGGCTGGTGCAGAGTTGAATGACGACATGCTCTCAGTGAAGAAAGAGACCATCACCCACATGACACCTCAGGGGGGCAACCTTCAGACATGGGCTTTCCGCGAGGGTGCTTATGTGTTCTATCGCAAAGGTAACTATTACTTCATGTGGAGTGTTGACGATACTGGCTCGCCCAATTACCATGTGTGTTATGGCACCAGCAAGTCACCCCTCGGTCCTATCAGCATCGATGAACAGAACTATTTGGTCATCAAACAGAAACCCGAGGATAAGATTTATGGCACCGCCCATAACTCGGTGTTGCAGATTCCCGGAAAAGACGAGTGGTACATTGTTTACCACCGCATTAATAAAAACTACGTAAATCATGAGCCGGGCATTCATCGTGAGGTTTGCATAGACCGCCTGACATTCGATAAAAAGGGGCGTATTATTCCGGTCATTCCGACATTAGATGGACCAGCACCTTTGAAATAAAAGAAAAGAGAAAGGATTCTGTTGCGGCAGGATCCTTTCTCTTTTCTTGTGTTTTTAGGCTCAGTGTTGCAATTGCATAGGTTTCGCGATGCTCCCCGAGTCTTGAATTGGCATTTCCAGAGTCTGAAGAGGGCCGTTTTTAAAGTCTAAAAGCACGTGTTCTAAAGTCTAAAAGAGGCGTTTCTGAAGTCTAAAACTGAAGCTTTCATTTCTGGTCTAGCCCCTGGATGCTCTACATCCAGCCCTTAGAACGACCGCATCCAGGGGCTAAAACGACCCGTTCCAGGGGCTGGATGCGCCACATCTAGGGGCTGGACGGACATCAAAAGTAAAGCTCTTACAACGCAAAAGCGACACTATAACAAGACGAAAGCAGCACTATAACGCAGCTTTCTGAGACCTTTTCATTTTTCGCTTGAGCCGTGTTTTATTAATCTATGTAGGGCCATTGGTCTTCAGACCATTTGATGAGGCGTTGTATGAGGATGGCGCCACCATTATATTTCTTGGCATATCCGTGACACACGAACCAACTTTCTCCGTTCCAGTCGTAGGCGGCACAGTGACCAGCAGCCTCAAACTCTTTTTGGTCTCCTTCGAAAAACAGGCATCCCCCACCTTCCAGCATCTTGCGACCTTGCTTATCGACGTAAGGGCCTGCCACGTCTTTCGAACGTCCCACAGCCACACGGTAGTTGCTCTTTGAACCGCGACAGCAGTAGTCCCAAGACACAAAGAGGTAATAGAAGTCACCATGTTTTAGTATGAACGGAGCCTCAATGGCATTGCGGCCGGCAAACTTTGATGTGGGATTCTCTGCAGCCTTTGGGTCGTTGGGCAAATAACGACGTGCAATGGTCTTTGGTTTTGAGGCCAAGTGCATGGTCGTGTCAAGTTTTGCTATTTGAATACCATCCCAAAACGAGCCCCATGTCATCCAAGGTTGGTCGTTGTCATCGATGACAAAGTTTGGGTCAATCGCATTCCATTGGTCTCTTTTTGCTTTTGAGGTGACGATGCAGCCGCGGTCTTCCCATTTCCCGTTCAGCGCTTTTGCCGACATCAGACCGATTGCTGAGTTGTTCTTTCCGAAAGTTGAGCAACTGTAAGCCAGCCACCATTGTCCGTGCCATTTGATAACATCGGGGGCCCACACATGGTTCTTGAATCCCGGCACCGAGTCGTGTGTCCAGGCAGGAAGGTTTTCGATGTAAGGGCTGGCTTGTACGGTCCATGTCTTACGGTCTCGAGATGTTGCCCACTGCACACCGATGCCTGTAGAGAGCATGTAGAATGTACCGTTCTCGTATGCCATTACTGGGTCGTGTGCCATGATGGTGTCACTTGAAAAAGCCATGCGACGTGGACGTTGTGCTTCGGTGGTCGCACAAGATGCAGCGATACAAAGTAATACTAGTAATTTTTTCATTTGCTTTTGTAGCTTGGTTTCAGATGATTGTTTTGATAGTTAATTAACGAATTCGTTTGCAAATATACGCTTATTAGAGCGGAAATGCGATAAAAATGTTCGTCTGTTAGTGTATTTTAACCACTTTATGCTCATTTTACTCTTTTTTTCTTTGTAATGGACTTGTTTTTTCGTATCTTTGCCAAGCAATAGAACTAAATGATAGAGGTATGAAATTATTCAAGGTGTCGGTTTATGTCTTTACATCCCTGACATTGCTCTTTATCTCTATGCCCGTTTGGGCAGATGCAGTGCAAGTCGATTCTTTAACCACACTCAATGAACTAAGGGCACAAAACGAGTTACTTCAACAGCGTTCGCGATTCACAACCGGAGGCTTAGCCATGATTTTAGGTATTACCGCTATGTTGGTATTTCTTGTAATCAACAATCGCTGGAACCATAGACTGGAGATTAAAAACAGACAGTTGGAACGAGAGCGCAACGTGGTCGTGGCTCAGAATAAGCAGTTGGCAGTAGAGCGCGATCGTGCAGAACAGGCGTTGAGCGTCAAGACGTCTTTCATTCAGAATATGACCCATGAAATTCGTACCCCCTTGAATGCAATAAGTGTCTTTTCCTGATTTTGGTTGACAGTTTATTGCTTTTTTCCTGATGTAGTTGACAGTCGATTTCCTGAATTAGTTGACAATTTACTAGAAACGTTGACACCTTTACTGAAAAGGTTGTCTTTTTCCTGAAACTGTTGACAACTATGAAAAACACTGCGGTGGTTTGCCAAGCGGCTGGAGGCGCAAAGCCTCCAAAGAGTGCCCTCCAGCATTCCGCCTGCAAAGTTATGGATTAATCTGCAGATTCTGTTCATTCTTGCGATATATTTTATTCTTCCACATCTTTTTCTGTTCACCAGTCTGTTCGTGAACAGCATTTGGAGTCTGCATGCCGATGCTGTAGTGAGGACGCCTGCTGTTATAGAAATCAACAAAGCGCTTTATCTGCTCAAGAGCCTCTTCATACGTTGCGAATCGCCTTTCCTGACGATAGACGCTCTCGTACTTGATTGTTTCGTTCACACGCTCTGCAATGCCGTTATCAGTAGGTTTGTAGTCCTCTGTCATGGATATTAATATGTTATGTTTTAGCAATTCTTCCACATACGAATCGCAGCAGTACTGTACACCTCGGTCAGAGTGGTGAATGAGTCCGGAGAGGTCGCCACCGCCAGCCTGTTCTATAGCCATGCGGAGAGCCTTGAGCGTAAATGCAGATGAGAGAGATTCTGCCAGATACCAGCCAACAATCTTCTTTGAATAGGCATCCGTTACGAGATGCAGATAGCAGCATCCGCTCTTGAGTTCAATGTAAGTAATATCGCTCACCCAGAGCTGGTTGGGTGCTGTAGGAATGAATCCTTTAATAAGATTCTTCCATTTGTGGTATCGATGGTTGGAGTTCGTTGTAGAGCGGCTTTTGCGAGGCTTCTGCATCAGTTTGTGGCGACG
Proteins encoded in this region:
- a CDS encoding family 43 glycosylhydrolase — translated: MKKLLVLLCIAASCATTEAQRPRRMAFSSDTIMAHDPVMAYENGTFYMLSTGIGVQWATSRDRKTWTVQASPYIENLPAWTHDSVPGFKNHVWAPDVIKWHGQWWLAYSCSTFGKNNSAIGLMSAKALNGKWEDRGCIVTSKAKRDQWNAIDPNFVIDDNDQPWMTWGSFWDGIQIAKLDTTMHLASKPKTIARRYLPNDPKAAENPTSKFAGRNAIEAPFILKHGDFYYLFVSWDYCCRGSKSNYRVAVGRSKDVAGPYVDKQGRKMLEGGGCLFFEGDQKEFEAAGHCAAYDWNGESWFVCHGYAKKYNGGAILIQRLIKWSEDQWPYID
- a CDS encoding family 43 glycosylhydrolase, whose product is MNTAKSLLTAFLMVASVCTTSAVDKKQPVALEPQDPNEMVSYLFTYFNSNDPKDEQICYALSDDGYNYTPLNDGMPVIESDTIALTQCVRDPHILRGEDGKTFYMVVTDMRSSLGWSSNRGMVLLKSTDLVNWQHSTINFPTRYTKKWKNVIRVWAPETIYDRQAGKYMVFYSLRTSDPGSYDRIYYQYANKDFTDLEGEPQWLFDAGNATIDGDIVYNDADQMYHLFYKQESGRGIYQAVAKNLTDKWQMVGGNVEQTKESVEGVGVCKAIDGKSWIIMYDCYGNGHYQFCKSEDLKTFKFVQNTEMRGKFTPRHGTIIPITRAEKERLLKAFPNHKQPILSGFHADPEVLYSNKTKKYYIYSTTDGTPGWGGHDFSVFSSDNLIDWKDEGKMLDVKGDQVKWATGNAWAPCIIEKKGKYYFYFSAHNPKTNRKEIGVAVSDSPTGPFVDSGAPIITDNDRPREARGGQAIDVDVFKDPKSGKYYLYWGNGFMAGAELNDDMLSVKKETITHMTPQGGNLQTWAFREGAYVFYRKGNYYFMWSVDDTGSPNYHVCYGTSKSPLGPISIDEQNYLVIKQKPEDKIYGTAHNSVLQIPGKDEWYIVYHRINKNYVNHEPGIHREVCIDRLTFDKKGRIIPVIPTLDGPAPLK
- a CDS encoding IS3 family transposase codes for the protein MWGQAVEELHRQHGLTVTAACDLLGRSRQAYYKKKTDETERLAREIHILDAVREIREIDPGIGGVKLWLMLGVMFNTGWMPGRDKFMNLLRRHKLMQKPRKSRSTTNSNHRYHKWKNLIKGFIPTAPNQLWVSDITYIELKSGCCYLHLVTDAYSKKIVGWYLAESLSSAFTLKALRMAIEQAGGGDLSGLIHHSDRGVQYCCDSYVEELLKHNILISMTEDYKPTDNGIAERVNETIKYESVYRQERRFATYEEALEQIKRFVDFYNSRRPHYSIGMQTPNAVHEQTGEQKKMWKNKIYRKNEQNLQINP